ACGGGTATCTGTTTTATAGGTGAACGTCAATATCGTGATTTCCTCAAAAACTATCTTAAGGATGTGGAAGGGGATATTATTGATGTGGATACACAAAAAGTACTTGGAAAACATCAAGGTGTTATGTTCTATACAATAGGGCAACGTCATGGTTTAGATATCAGTACAGCAGTAGGTCCATGGTTTGTGGTGGGGAAAGACCTATCAACAAACCGTATTTATGTTGGAAAAGGTGCAGACCATCCGATGCTCTTTGCAGGTGCTGCCGAGATTGCGGAAATGAACTGGTTTACGGATGAAAAAGTAGATCTTGAATGTACCGCAAAATTTAGATACCGTCAAAAAGATATTAAAGTTCGTATTTCATGGCTTGATGAGACTCGATTACGTGTTGAAATGATTGATGATGTGAAATCGGTAACGTTGGGGCAAGAAGCGGTTTTCTATCTTGGTGAAGAATGCCTTGGTGGTGGTCGTATTGATCGTGTATTTGATACTGATGGAAACGAAGTGAAGTATGATTCGAAATTATGATCTTGATCAGGGACGGTTTGAATTTACACCCCTGCAATTGATTCTTGTGATTATAAATTATTTTTGTGGATATCAATACCTTTACCCACGCTTAGGAGCTTTGGTTAGTGGTTCCCAAACTGTTGTGACACCTCGTGTCGCAATGTTTATCTATCTTTTTACGCTGATATCCACGGTTGCAATTGTACATCGACAATTACGTGCAAGCTATTATTTCTTTAAACGAAACATACGTACAAATATAATTCCTGTTTTTAGGATTGCGGGTCTTTTGCTTTTATTTAATATTGCATTGGGCTTGTTGGTTCAATTAATTCTAGGAAGTGGTACGGTCAGTGCAAATCAAAATGCGGTTAATGAAGGGTTACGTAATTTTCCGTTTCTGAATATGTTTGCGACGATTGTTTTTGCGCCAATCGTGGAAGAAATTGTCTTTCGCGGAGCATTATACCAATCCCTTCGTTCTGAAAAATCATATTATTCAAGCATTGCGATATCCTGTTTTCTTTTTGGGTTAATCCATATCTTACCCAGCATGATGACAACTGGAGATTTAACGCAACTGATTTACTTGATTCCTTATTCAGGTATGGCAATTTTTATGATTATGGCATTTGAGGTAACCGGTTCAATATGGGGGGCAATTTTTGTCCATATGTTGAACAATGCCTTCGCAACATTAACTGTAATTTTACCAATGTTTTTAGGTTAGATTTGAGGTCAATATTATGGAACAAACGATTAAAGGATCTGTCGAAACATGTATATTTAAAAATGAACAATCTGGATATGGTATTTTCCGGATTGTTCTTTTCAATAGCAATCAAAAACCGATGACCATTAAGGGCCCTTTAGCGACTTTAGAGCTGGATTCGTTTTATGAGTTTACAGGGGATTACGTTGAAGATCCACGTTATGGCATGCAGTTTGATGTCATTGCCTTTAAACAAATGCTTCCCCAACACCGTGATTTCATTATTCGTTTTTTAAGTGGACCCAATTTTCCTGGTATTGGCCAAAAAACGGCAACCGCAGTTGTGGATACCTATGGCGAAGATGTATTAGATCAAATTCGTGAAGATGAGTCCTTTAAACTTGAAGTTAAGGGAATCACTGCAGCAAAAGCGGAAATGATTATTTCAGTGATTCGAAAACAAGATGCGCAAGAAGATGCGGTATCGTTTTTGCTTGCCCATGGACTTGGGAATAAGCAAATTATTAAAATAACCAAAGAATATGGTGATAATGCGATTTCAGTAATTCGTGAAAATCCTTATCGTCTTGTTTATGACGTCGATGGTATTGGATTTAAAACGGCCGATAAAGTCGCAATGTCGCTTGGCTATGCACTTGATGATCCCTTGCGAGTTGAGGCACTGGTCCTTGACCGTTATAAAACAATTTGTTTGGGGGCTGGCGACAGTTTTATAACCAAAGACAAATTGTTTGATGGGGTACGAATGGGCGATGCAGAGCGTGTTGAATCGGCGTATCAAGCTCTGGTTCAAAGCGGTGAATTGGTTGAAGATGGTGACCGTCTTTACCACCGTACACAATATGATAGTGAAGTTTATGTTACCCAAACCCTTAAGGATTTTAAATACTCAGGCTATGATTTTGATTTGGATGATTTGGAATCTAAAATTGCATCGATTGAATCACAGTTACGCATTGAATTTGATGATACCCAACGTGAAGCCATTGAGTCCTTTTTACGTGAAGATGTCATGATTTTAACCGGTGGACCGGGAACGGGGAAAAGTACCTTGCTTTCAGGTGTGGTCACATTACTCCAAGCAAATTGTCCCTGGTTACACATTACCTTGTGTGCGCCGACTGGACGTGCCGCAAAACGCTTGGAAGAATTAACCAACGTCCAAGCCGCTACGATTCACTCTGTACTTAAATGGGATTTGGAATCCAATAAGTTTGGTATGCATGAAGAAAACCCATTAGAAACCGATATTTTAATTATCGATGAGTTTTCAATGGTGGATACATGGCTTCTTGCTCATATCTTAAAAGCATCGGAGAAGGTAAAAAAACTGCTGTTTGTGGGTGATAAAGATCAGCTTCCATCAGTGAGCAGTGGTTTTGTATTGGGGGATTTAATTGCATCAAAGGTATTTAAAACAATTTCATTAGAACGAAACTACCGTCAAGAGGCTGGATCTGAAGTTATCGACTTAGCCGTCAATATGAATCAAGGTCTTCTGGATGTTTCAAATTATCATCGTGATGTCCGTTTCTTTGATAGCCGTTATGGCAGTGTCAAAGATATTGTCTTAAAGGTTGTGGATGAAGCCATGCAACGCGGTTATGATTTAAGCGATATTCAAGTCTTAGCACCCATGTACTCGGGACCGGCTGGGATTGATAATTTAAATCACTTCCTTCAAAAAATGTGTAATCCTGAGAGTCCTCAAAAAGCACAGATTATGTATGGGACACGTATTTTTAGGGAAGGGGATAAAATCCTTCAACTTAAAAATCAACCGGATGATTTTGTATTTAATGGGGATATTGGGATGCTTGTGGAAGTTGAAGCCAAACGTTTGGTCGTTGATTTTGACGGAAACTTCGTCGAGTATGAGCCATCTTCCTATATAAACATTACGCATGCTTATGCGATGAGTGTTCATAAAGCACAAGGATCGGAATATCCCATTGTCATTCTTGTAGCGGTGCGTGATTTTTACCGCATGTTATCACGTCGTCTTTACTATACCGGAGCAACGCGCTCTTCGAAATCATTGGTCTTAGTTGGTGAATTGGAAGCCTTTAATACTGCGGTTAAAAATCACCATGAAGCCAAACGCAATACATACTTAACCGAACGCTTGCAAGAAGCATTTGAAAAGTAAGAAAAATTTGATATAATAGATTTGTCTGAGACGTGATGAATCTTAGACATGGTGGATTTAGTTTGGGAGACAAAATCTATTATGGTAGCTATAATACTACTATAAGAAAAATAACACCGCTTATAATAGGTGTTATTTTTTTATGCTTTTTCAGCGATTATTTATTTTTCTTAAGTTCTTCTAAGATGTTTTCAAGTAAGACAACTTCATCTGATTTTGGTGCGGGTGCTTCTTCCACAACTTCAGGTGCTTTTTTAAATTTATTCATAGCGCGGATTACCATGAAGATACATAAAGCAATAACAATAAAGTCGATTGTTGATTGTAGGAAGTTTCCGTAACTCATGACAACGGCTGGTGTTTCACCGACTGCAGGTTTAATAACCCATTTCAAGTCCTCAAAGTTTGCGGCCCCGGTTAATAAACTAATGAGTGGTGTAAAGATATCTGCTACCAGTGACGTTACGATTTTCCCAAACGCACCCCCGATAACAACCCCAACTGCCATGTCAATCACATTCCCTTGCATTGCGAATTCTTTGAATTCTGTGATAAATTTTTTCATACTGCTCCTCCTTATTAATAATATAATTGATTTATGTGATATTTCAAAGGAATGTGATATGATTTATACGACAAATAACAAGAAAGAAGGTCTTTTATGAGTGAATCAGTTGTAATGAAATATTTTAGAGAAATCAGTGCGATTCCTCGTGCTTCGTTTAATGAAGAAGCAATCAGTAATCACTTAGTTGATTTTGCGAAAGGATTAGGGTTAAACTACATCCAAGATGAATTATGGAATGTGATTATTTTTAAGCCGGCAACTCAAGGTTATGAAAATGCACCGACTGTAATGCTTCAATCCCATACAGATATGGTTGCGGAAAAAAACAAAGACAGTGATCATGATTTCGATGTGGATCCAATCGAACTGATCATTAAAGATGGGATGCTTTATGCAAATAATACAACACTGGGTGCTGATGATGGTGCTGGGGTTGCTTATATGATGGCGATTTTAGCGGACTCAGAAACGGGACATCCTGCCCTTGAATGTGTTTTTACGGTCCAAGAAGAAACGGGATTAACGGGTGCGACTGAACTTGATACATCAATGCTTAAGTCAGAATTATGCATTGGTTTGGATGGATCGGGTGAAGTTGAAACGTATGTATCCTCATGTGGGGGTGTGCGTGCACGTCTTGCGAAGGCAGTACAATTTGAAGATGTTGATTCGGATACAATTACCGTATCGATTCGTGGTCTTTTAGGCGGTCACTCAGGTGGTGAAATTGATCAAGAGCGTGGGAATGCTTCCAAGATTGCAGGAATCATTATGCGTCGTGCACTCGATCACTTTGATTTCCGTGTGGTTGCCGCAGAGGGTGGTTTAAAAATGAACGCGATTACGCGTGAACATGATTTCACCTTAGCTATGAAAGATATTGAAGGATTTAAAGCATGGTTTAAAGAAATGGAAGCAGGCTTTAAAGAACAATATGAATTCAGTGATGTCGGTTTAAACTTTACCTTAACAGAAGGTCATACAACTCGAGCTTTATGTGAAGCAGACACACTTCGTGTTGTGGATGCACTCTTTATGCTTCCTTACGGTGTAATTCAAATGAGTAAAGCAATTGAAGGCCTGGTCATCACGTCTTCAAATATTGGAACGGTTCGTTTAGACGAAAAAGAACTTGAAATCACCATGTCGATTCGTGCAACCCAAGCGTTTGTCTTAGATACGGTAATGCGTCAAGTTGAGTGGATTGCAGCACAAAATGATCTTGAGACCGAGTTTACATCACGTTACCCTGGATGGAACTATGATGCGAAGTCAAAACTACGCGAACGTACAATGAGTGTTTATAAAGAACTTCGTGGTCAAGACATGGAAACCGAAGCAACACATGGTGGAATGGAACTTGGAATTTGGAAGGGTAAAATGCCTCATATCGATATCGTAAGTTTTGGTCCAATTATGTTTGATATTCATACACCGGATGAACGTTTGGATATTGCGTCATTTGACCGTACCTACGAATTCTTGGTGGCATTACTTGAATCACTTCACGATTTCAAGGCTTAGTCGCCATATCCGAAATCGTTTACGAAATTTATGCGTAAATTTCAAACACTTAGCAATTATATTTTTAAAATAATATGATAAAATTAGAGAAACCGATTGGAGGACGATATTATGTTTGGTTTGTTTAAAAAAAATAAAGAATCATACCGTTCATTTGGTACCGGTACCGTCTTAGCCCTTAAGGATGTACCAGATCAAGTGTTCTCAACCAAAATGATGGGGGATGGCTATGCCCTTGAACTTACTGAGGGGAAGGTCTATGCACCCATCAGTGGTGATGTAACCTTAGTCTTTCCTACAGGTCATGCCTTTGGCATTACGGATGCAAGTGGTGTGGAGATGTTAATTCATTTAGGAATTGATACGGTGGAACTTAATGGTAAAGGATTTAATGGTGTTGTGAAGCAAGGGGATAAGGTTAACCAAGGTGATCTGTTAACCACTGTGGATCTTGATTATATCCGTGAAAACGGAAAATCTTTAATAAGTCCTTTTATTCTAACTTCAGGTCAATCCATTACGCTTCTTAAAGAAGGGGAATCGGTAACACCCGAGTCTGAAGATATTTTCTCAATTAATGCTTAAAAGACATCTTCATGATGTCTTTTTTTTCCAAATTATGAAAGAGGTGGCCTAATGCTTAAGAAACTATTAAAAACAGCACAGTTTAATGACGATGCAATTTCAATCCTAATCTCACAATATGATAACTATCAATATGTCTTGGAAACCTGTGAGAAGCCGTATACGGGTGAAAAGAATGCACTCCCTATCTTGAAACTCAATCCCCAAGAACGGCTCATGCGAACGCTTTATATGCTTCCTGAGCTCAAAGCACAATATATTCAGCGTGGTATTGACGATGCAATCTTTAACGCCAGCATTCAAGACCTAAACTATCGTATTGAACGTTATCATAAATCCAATGATCATTATGGACTCAGCGATAGTGATGTCATCTGGTTACGCTTTATGTTCCGTTTTGAAATGTTTGAACTTGGAAGTTTGCGCTATCAAATCTTTCCCTTCAGTTATGCGGAGATTGAACGAAGTGGTCATGACACCATGCACTTACCCCAACAACAAAAACACCGTTTTCCTGAATACACCATGATGCTTAACATCCACATCAAACGTGATGCCGATTTATCACCACAAGCCATCGATGCATCCCTCAAGCAAGCACATGACTTCTTTACAAAGACCTTCCCCGAACATCATTTTAAAGCGTTTATTACCCGAACATGGTTAATTCATCGCGGTATTATGGCTTTAATTGGTGATCCAAACAGCCATATCGTTCAGTTTGGAAATCGCTTTGAAGTAATTGCTTCATCACATAACCGATATCAAGCACTGGAACGCATCTATGGGACAACCGATATGTATGAAATCAGTCGCATGGCCAAAACAACTCAATTACAACGTGATGCATACAAACATCCGGAAATGCTTGGGGTCGCATGTGGGATTATCGAATTTGAAAGCTTCGAATAATGGTGATAGGGATTTCATTATTACGTGAAATAGTCTATTATAGTACTAGATATTCCAAATAGGAGGAAGCCATGGATTACTTAAAAATATTTATGATCTTTGTCGTTGCATTTATCGCAATCCAACTTTTAATCCGATTACTGGGTAAAAAAGCGAGTGATAAGGCAATGAAAGCATTTATGGAAAGTGACACCCCAACCTTCACGAAAAACATTGATAGTTGGCTTGCGAAGCTGACCATCCCCACATTTAACCGTAACTTCTTTAAACTTAATTATTTTATGAGTGTAAATGACAGTGAGCAGGTTCAAAGCATTGCGCAGGGTATGGAGAAACTTCATATGAACCGCAATCAAAAATTAGAGTACTTAATGAAACTTTATGAATATGCATTGATGCGTGATGAAGTTGAATCCACCAAACAAGCACTTGAAGCATTGCGTACCTTTATTCGTGAATCAGATATGGATAATCGCACCCAGCTTCTTGAGAAACTGGATTTGGATGAATCAATTTTTATTAATCACGATATGGACTCACTAGCTGCCATTGACACCTTGATCGAACAATCCCCCGAGGAACTTAAAGGTGTTTGGTATTTCCGTAAAGCGATGATCTTGGAAGAAAATGGTCATGACCAACGCGCACTTACTGAAATTGAACGTGCTATGCGCCATGAACCCCTCGAGATTAATAAAGAACAATACCAAGTATTAAAAGATCAAATTTTAAAGAAATAGAAGGGTTCACATACGTGAACTCTTTTATTTTCATTGGAAATAAATAAATTCGTTATTAATGTGAAATACTTTAAGTTTTAGGTTGCATTTAAGCCCCTTTTAAGATATTATTATTAAGCAAACAACAAGCCCGAGTGGTGAAATCGGTAGACGCACTGGACTCAAAATCCAGCGAGGTAAAACTCATGACGGTTCGAGTCCGTCCTCGGGCACCATATGCATAAATACAGACTCTTGATTTTATCTAAATCAAGAGTTTTTTTGTGCTTATGGAGGTGATGAAATGGAAAGAAAGCCACTCAGATTTATACTTTCTGAGTTTGTGGCTGATGAAGTAAAAAAAAACGGTTTGACTGTTAGAGGGTTTGCCAAAAAAGCAGGTGTTTCACACTCGACAATTCAGAAACTAAAATATCCAAATTCTGGAGGTGTTCGATTAGATATTGTTGATGAACTCCTAAATAATCTTGGAGTGACATTGAAAGAAATCATCAATAATATGGTGAGTTTAAGTAAACGCAAAAAAAAGAGCCTTTACGGCTCCAACCTGCGTTACAACCTTATTAGATATTCGCACTATCTAATAAGTGATTCACCACAATATGCAATTTATAATTGCGTAAATTGTGCTTTTAAGCGTGTCCAGATTAACTGACCGCTTGTAAAAATATTATAAGGTAAACTCAACTCAAAATCAACGCGAATATTGCAACATCCAGCAATCAAATACACTATTTTTCATTTTTCTTTAATTTAATGATTAAAGTTGAGACATAGATCTATATTGATGCAGGAATCTATAGGTTCTTGAATACATTTCATGTGTAAGTGCATGCATCAAAGAATTAAGAAAGAAGGGGTAATTATGACGCAAAGAAGACGATTTCATGTTAGTGATGTGATTAATAGTACATTTTTTCAAGTTCCTAAATTTCTGTTTACAGATGAGTTTAAAGATTTAAATAGTGATGCGCGGTTACTTTATGCCATGCTAAAAGATAGACACGAGTTATCACTAAAAAACAGATGGTTAACTGATGATGGGGAAGTATATCTCATCTATACGCGTGAAGAGATGATGCGCATGTTACAAGTCAGTAAACCTACAGTAATTAAAGCAATGGAAGCATTAAAAGAACATGGGTTGCTAGAAGAAGTAAGACAGGGATTAAGAAAGCCAAACTTATTTTTTATGTACATGATTGAAGATGAATACTTTCAATTTCCTAGTGATTCTTTAGACGATAAAGAGAAGATAGAAGAAACGAATGCTAATGAAAGAAGCACAAATAAGCGACTAAATAGTGGAGAAATCCCTGAAGTAAAGAATCTTTACCCTATCTATACTGATAGTAATAAGACTGATATTTGGTATGGCAACACTTTTTTAGACAAAATCACTAGTTAGTCTTTGTTGGTATTCGACTGGCCTCAAATAACCCAGAGTCGAGTGAATGCGTTTGTGATTGAACCAATAAATGTATGTCGATAATTCTTCCTTTAACTCATCGAGACTCTCAAATGATCGTCTCCTTACAAACTCTGTTTTAATAATCTTGAATGTGGCTTCCGCTACTGCATTGTCATTAGGTGTACCCTTCGCACTAAGTGATCGTGTAATCCCAAATGCTCCAAGCATTTCGCCAATGCTGTAATTCTTGAACTCTGAACCTCTATCGGTATGAAAATATTTTATATTAGATAGATTTCCGCCTACTTTCGTAAAGGCATCCAGGACAAGAGATGGCGTTTTCCTTTCACCACAACTTGATCCAATTATTTCTCGCGCATGAAGGTCTAAAAGTATGCAAATATAATTCCAGTTATTCCCAACTCTTACATAAGTCAAATCACTGACAACAACCTGCAACTTACTTCTATCATTGAAATCTCGGTTTACTAAATTTTCAATTTTTGATTCGTTGACATCAGATGAATGATTTCGATACTTCTTTTTAGTATAAACTGACACCAGTTCATGTTTTCTCATAATTCTTGATATACTGCGTCGTGATGTATTTATTCTTTTTCTTTGAAGCTCAGCCCTGATTTTTCTACTGCCATATATCGAATGACTCTTATAAAATACATCAATAACTTCATCTTCAAAGTGATCAAACTCTTTTATCTTTGGCCTGTATGAATAGATTGCGCTTCTTGCTACATTTAGATATTTACACATTGAAGAAATTGAATATTTATCCGAATTATTACGTATAATCTCTATTTTCGTCCCATAATCAATGTACTACTATGCCCCGAAACTCGAAGAGTACAGGAGGCAGCGCCGCTTGCTTTAAAATATCATTTTCCATTTTTAACTGTTGGTTTTCTTTTCGAAGCTTTATAAGTTCATTTTCTTCGTCAGTTCTATTAACAGCAGCTTTGAAAGATCCTGAAGTAGTCTGTTGTTTTACCCATCGGTACACCAGCTGTTCATTCAAATCGTAATCGCGCGCAAGGTCACCTGCAGATCTTCCACCTTGATACAATTTCACAATTTGTGTTTTAAATTCATCAGTAAATTTTCTTCTTGTTCTTTTTTCCATGATAATATCCTCTTTCTGTTATTTTATATTAACTAACAGATTTGTCTATAACATTGTAGCCGGTCCAGT
This genomic stretch from Erysipelothrix rhusiopathiae harbors:
- a CDS encoding CPBP family intramembrane glutamic endopeptidase — protein: MIRNYDLDQGRFEFTPLQLILVIINYFCGYQYLYPRLGALVSGSQTVVTPRVAMFIYLFTLISTVAIVHRQLRASYYFFKRNIRTNIIPVFRIAGLLLLFNIALGLLVQLILGSGTVSANQNAVNEGLRNFPFLNMFATIVFAPIVEEIVFRGALYQSLRSEKSYYSSIAISCFLFGLIHILPSMMTTGDLTQLIYLIPYSGMAIFMIMAFEVTGSIWGAIFVHMLNNAFATLTVILPMFLG
- a CDS encoding ATP-dependent RecD-like DNA helicase; translation: MEQTIKGSVETCIFKNEQSGYGIFRIVLFNSNQKPMTIKGPLATLELDSFYEFTGDYVEDPRYGMQFDVIAFKQMLPQHRDFIIRFLSGPNFPGIGQKTATAVVDTYGEDVLDQIREDESFKLEVKGITAAKAEMIISVIRKQDAQEDAVSFLLAHGLGNKQIIKITKEYGDNAISVIRENPYRLVYDVDGIGFKTADKVAMSLGYALDDPLRVEALVLDRYKTICLGAGDSFITKDKLFDGVRMGDAERVESAYQALVQSGELVEDGDRLYHRTQYDSEVYVTQTLKDFKYSGYDFDLDDLESKIASIESQLRIEFDDTQREAIESFLREDVMILTGGPGTGKSTLLSGVVTLLQANCPWLHITLCAPTGRAAKRLEELTNVQAATIHSVLKWDLESNKFGMHEENPLETDILIIDEFSMVDTWLLAHILKASEKVKKLLFVGDKDQLPSVSSGFVLGDLIASKVFKTISLERNYRQEAGSEVIDLAVNMNQGLLDVSNYHRDVRFFDSRYGSVKDIVLKVVDEAMQRGYDLSDIQVLAPMYSGPAGIDNLNHFLQKMCNPESPQKAQIMYGTRIFREGDKILQLKNQPDDFVFNGDIGMLVEVEAKRLVVDFDGNFVEYEPSSYINITHAYAMSVHKAQGSEYPIVILVAVRDFYRMLSRRLYYTGATRSSKSLVLVGELEAFNTAVKNHHEAKRNTYLTERLQEAFEK
- the mscL gene encoding large-conductance mechanosensitive channel protein MscL, whose amino-acid sequence is MKKFITEFKEFAMQGNVIDMAVGVVIGGAFGKIVTSLVADIFTPLISLLTGAANFEDLKWVIKPAVGETPAVVMSYGNFLQSTIDFIVIALCIFMVIRAMNKFKKAPEVVEEAPAPKSDEVVLLENILEELKKNK
- the pepD gene encoding beta-Ala-His dipeptidase translates to MSESVVMKYFREISAIPRASFNEEAISNHLVDFAKGLGLNYIQDELWNVIIFKPATQGYENAPTVMLQSHTDMVAEKNKDSDHDFDVDPIELIIKDGMLYANNTTLGADDGAGVAYMMAILADSETGHPALECVFTVQEETGLTGATELDTSMLKSELCIGLDGSGEVETYVSSCGGVRARLAKAVQFEDVDSDTITVSIRGLLGGHSGGEIDQERGNASKIAGIIMRRALDHFDFRVVAAEGGLKMNAITREHDFTLAMKDIEGFKAWFKEMEAGFKEQYEFSDVGLNFTLTEGHTTRALCEADTLRVVDALFMLPYGVIQMSKAIEGLVITSSNIGTVRLDEKELEITMSIRATQAFVLDTVMRQVEWIAAQNDLETEFTSRYPGWNYDAKSKLRERTMSVYKELRGQDMETEATHGGMELGIWKGKMPHIDIVSFGPIMFDIHTPDERLDIASFDRTYEFLVALLESLHDFKA
- a CDS encoding PTS glucose transporter subunit IIA, encoding MFGLFKKNKESYRSFGTGTVLALKDVPDQVFSTKMMGDGYALELTEGKVYAPISGDVTLVFPTGHAFGITDASGVEMLIHLGIDTVELNGKGFNGVVKQGDKVNQGDLLTTVDLDYIRENGKSLISPFILTSGQSITLLKEGESVTPESEDIFSINA
- a CDS encoding acyltransferase domain-containing protein, whose amino-acid sequence is MLKKLLKTAQFNDDAISILISQYDNYQYVLETCEKPYTGEKNALPILKLNPQERLMRTLYMLPELKAQYIQRGIDDAIFNASIQDLNYRIERYHKSNDHYGLSDSDVIWLRFMFRFEMFELGSLRYQIFPFSYAEIERSGHDTMHLPQQQKHRFPEYTMMLNIHIKRDADLSPQAIDASLKQAHDFFTKTFPEHHFKAFITRTWLIHRGIMALIGDPNSHIVQFGNRFEVIASSHNRYQALERIYGTTDMYEISRMAKTTQLQRDAYKHPEMLGVACGIIEFESFE
- a CDS encoding helix-turn-helix domain-containing protein yields the protein MERKPLRFILSEFVADEVKKNGLTVRGFAKKAGVSHSTIQKLKYPNSGGVRLDIVDELLNNLGVTLKEIINNMVSLSKRKKKSLYGSNLRYNLIRYSHYLISDSPQYAIYNCVNCAFKRVQIN
- a CDS encoding replication initiator protein A, with translation MHQRIKKEGVIMTQRRRFHVSDVINSTFFQVPKFLFTDEFKDLNSDARLLYAMLKDRHELSLKNRWLTDDGEVYLIYTREEMMRMLQVSKPTVIKAMEALKEHGLLEEVRQGLRKPNLFFMYMIEDEYFQFPSDSLDDKEKIEETNANERSTNKRLNSGEIPEVKNLYPIYTDSNKTDIWYGNTFLDKITS